A window of Microbispora hainanensis genomic DNA:
CAGGCTTAGGCTTACTGCCAGGAGCTTTTCGACCCGCGCTACATACGAGGAGGCCGCCGCCGTGCAGGAGAACACCAGACCCGCCACGCCGGCGGCTTCGTCGTACGACGGGCCGCTGCGCTGGAAGCGGGTGATGCTGAAGCTGTCGGGCGAGGCGTTCGCGGGCGGCGAGTCCCTCGGGATCGACCCCCGTGTCGTCGCCCAGCTGGCCGACTCGGTCGCAGAGGCGGTCCGTGAGGGCGTCCAGGTGGCGGTCGTCGTCGGCGGCGGCAACATGTTCCGCGGCGCGGCCCTGTCGCAGGGCGGCATGGACCGCGCCCGTGCCGACTACATGGGCATGCTCGGGACCGTCATCAACTGTCTCGCCCTGCAGGACTTCCTGGAGAAGCGCGGCATCGACACCCGTGTGCAGACCGCGATCACGATGCAGCAGGTGGCCGAGCCGTTCCTGCCGCGCCGCGCGATCCGCCACCTGGAGAAGGGCCGCGTGGTCATCTTCGGCGCGGGGCTCGGCTCGCCGTTCTTCTCGACCGACACCTGTGCGGCGCAGCGCGCACTGGAGATCGGTGCCGAGGCGCTGCTCAAGGGCACCCAGGTCGACGGCGTGTACGACTCGGACCCGCGCAAGAACCCCGACGCGGTCCGGTTCGACCAGCTTGATTACGGTGAGGTGCTGACGCGGGGCCTCGGGGTGATGGACGCCACCGCGATCAGCCTGTGCATGGACAACGGCCTGCCCATCGTGGTCTTCGATCTCATGGGCGAGGGCAACATCCTCCGGGCGGTCCGTGGTGAGAAGATCGGCACGCTGGTGAGTCCGGCAGGGAAGTAGGGAGCCGCAGTGATCGACGAAACCCTCCTCGAGGCCGAGGAGAAGATGGACAAGGCGGTGACGGTCGCCAAGGACGACTTCGCGAGCATCCGCACCGGCCGTGTGACGCCCTCGATGTTCAACAAGATCAGTGTTGACTACTACGGATCGCAGACGCCGATCCAGCAGCTTGCGTCGTTCCACGTCCCCGAGGCGCGCATGGTGCTCGTGCAGCCGTACGACAAGGGCTCGCTGAACGCGGTCGAGAGGGCCATCCGCGACAGTGACCTCGGCGTCAACCCGAGCAACGACGGCACCGTGATCCGCGTGGTGTTCCCCGAGCTGTCGGAGGAGCGCCGCAAGGAGTACATCAAGGTC
This region includes:
- the pyrH gene encoding UMP kinase; translation: MQENTRPATPAASSYDGPLRWKRVMLKLSGEAFAGGESLGIDPRVVAQLADSVAEAVREGVQVAVVVGGGNMFRGAALSQGGMDRARADYMGMLGTVINCLALQDFLEKRGIDTRVQTAITMQQVAEPFLPRRAIRHLEKGRVVIFGAGLGSPFFSTDTCAAQRALEIGAEALLKGTQVDGVYDSDPRKNPDAVRFDQLDYGEVLTRGLGVMDATAISLCMDNGLPIVVFDLMGEGNILRAVRGEKIGTLVSPAGK
- the frr gene encoding ribosome recycling factor, which translates into the protein MIDETLLEAEEKMDKAVTVAKDDFASIRTGRVTPSMFNKISVDYYGSQTPIQQLASFHVPEARMVLVQPYDKGSLNAVERAIRDSDLGVNPSNDGTVIRVVFPELSEERRKEYIKVARNKAEHGRVSIRNIRRHAKEILDKLVKDGEAGEDEVHRAVKELDDLTQKHVAKIDELLKHKEAELLEV